The Nocardioides marmorisolisilvae genomic interval CTCCGCCGCCACCGGAGAAGCCGCCACCGGACGACGACGAGGACTGGGTGGCCTCATAGGAGGAGATCGCCGCGTCGACGGTGCTGCTGAAGCTGCTCACCATCGAGTCGACGAAGTTGCCGGTGTGGTCGCCCGAGTACATCCCCACGAAGTACGCCGGCAGCGGCGGCTCGGCGCCGACCTCCGTCCGATACTTCTTGGCCCACTCGTCGGCGCATCCGAACGCCACCGCCCAGGGCAGGTAGGCGGTGTAGAGCTCCTTGCGCCCGGAGAAGTCGAAGCGGGCCTCGGCCGACGGCGTGGACAGCACCCGGTGGAAGCCACCGACCCGGGACCACAGCTGGCGTCCGATCGCCGTACGTCGGGTGGACGCGCCTGGCGCCAGCAGCGCCAGTGCGCCGATCGCGAAGAGGCCGGGCACCAGCGACAACACGGTCAGGTCGAACGGGTCGAAGAACACGTTGAGCACCGCGAGCACCAGCCCGGCCAGCACGAGGAACCCGCCGAAGCCTCCCAACCCCGCCTTGACCAGGTTGCCGGACTGCAGCGCCCACTGGGGCACCGCCGTCTCGAAGCTGCCGATGACGCTCTTCAGTCGCTGTCCGTCCGCGACGCTGCTGCTGGACGCGGTGAACGATCCGTGCGGGCCCCCGACCAGCGCGGACACCTGGGCGGTGGCCTCGTCGATGCGGTCCCAGCCCTTGCCGGTGTCGGCGATCGTCCAGCTGCCGTCATCCCGGCTCAGCGCGACGGCACCGCGCTCGGCGGCGTACATCACCGAGGCCACGAAGGCGGTCTGGTCGATGCGCTCCGTGCGGAGGTAGTTGCCCTGGGCGGGCCCGATGCCATCGGGCGGGGCGTACTGCAAGGGGAAGCCCGGGTCGTCCTCGCGACTCCGGCTCGCGGCCAGCAGCCCGAGGGCCGCAGCCAGGGCAGCCAGCACCGCGATCGCGATCAGCGTCGGGACGCTCTGTCCGAGGACCCCGTCCCAGCGGCCGGTCCACGGCAGCTCGTGACCAACCGGTGGGGTCGGTACGTCGAGGCCCGCGGTCACCGTCACCGGGGTGTACGGCGCCAGCGGCCCGGTCCGCACGATCAGACGCGGGGTGCCTGCGCCGGCGGCAGCACAGCCCGCGACAGCACCGTTGCCCAACGCACAGCGCACTCCGGTGGCGTCCGCCGGCAGGAAGACCCTCAGGGTGGCCTTGTCGATCGGCTGCGCCCATCCCCCCGGGATCAGGTTCCAGTAGAACTGGGTCCGCGCGCCGCCGCTGCCGGGCTCGAGCACCCCGGGGATGCGGTAGCTGATCCGGTAGGTGTGCCGCCCGGAGTCGACGTAGCGGTCCGCATCCCCGATGCGCAGCACCCGTTCGCGACGGTTGTTGCGCCACGAGAGGTCGACGCTCGCAGGGCTCCCATCCTGTTGGACCCGGATGTCCTCGGGGATGCGTCGAGCGTGGGGAGCCGACGGGTCGTGGGTGTCGAAGAACCGGAAGATCCCGTGCTTGGCCACCCCCACCGGGAAGAACACGGAGATGTCCTCGACCACGTCGAGATCACCGTTGCGCGCCACATGGAAGTCCGCCACATAGTTCGTGATCTCGGTGTCCTCGCTCGACCCGGACCCGCTCGAGGTGTCGAGCCCCCAGGCCGGCACCGACACCAGCAGCGCGAGAACCACCAGTGCGACTGCCCGCACGACCAGTCGCTTCATGCGCGGAGCCTAGTGGGGCGCGAGCCTCGCCCGGAGCACAATCGGAGTCTTCGCCGGCAGCGCGCCCGTCTCGATGTGCAGCACACGGGTGTGCCGACCGTGCACGGAGCAGGTCACCCTCCCTGCGGTGCACCGCGCTGCGGTCGCGGCTGCGGGCAGGAACACGCGCAGCCGGGTCCGGTCGATCCGCTGCTGCCAACCCGCGGGCACCAGCGGCCAGTGCAGCCGCTGGATCGCGTCGTCGTCCCCGCTGAGCACGCCGTCGTAGCGGTAGCTGATCAGGTAGGTGTGCTGTCCCGGCCGCAGCACGGTGTCGGCCGCACCGATCCACAGCACCCGCGAGTGCCGATGCCGCTGTACCTCGGTGGCCGCCGGTCGGCCGTCCTGCAGCACGGACACGTCGGCGGGGAACCGTTGCACGTGGCCCGGCGCCTCTCGGAAGGTACGCCGGATGCCGTGTCGGATCACGTCCTCGGGGAAGCTCACGGTGAGGCCCTCGGTGACATCCATCCGACCGCTCTCAACGATGTGGAAGTCCGCGTCGTAGCGGGTGATCGTGGTCGGCTCACCGTCCGGATCGGCAGGATCGAGTGGCGTCACGGAGGCCGCCGGCGTACCCACCCGTGCCGTGCTCCCGGCGCGGCCCGGAGCCGACCCGCAGCCCGCCAGCAGGGCCAGCGTCGCGACCAGAAGCAGCGCCGGCCACCTCCCCCGAAGTCGCCTCATGTGGCGCAGCCTATCGACGCCCGTCGCCACGGTCGCGCCGAGGATGACTACCCGTCGGTACCTGTGCTCCCGGCCGCGGTGTACGGCGAGAGCTCGCCGGCCAGCGCCTCCCCGACCCGCGCTGTGACCCGGGTGCCGTCGGCGGTGTGCTCGACGGCGAGCACGTCGCCCCGGTCGTGGACCCGGCTGAGCAGGTCGCCACGGTCGTAGGGAAGCAGCGCGGTGACCTCGATCTCCGGACGGGGCAGCTCGGACTCGATGGCGGCGAGCGCAGCGGGGATGCCCTCACCTGTGCGGGCGCTGACCGCGACCGCGTGCGGCTCGCGGGCGAGCACGCGCTGCACGGCGAGCGGGTCGGCTGCGTCGATCTTGTTGACCACGACGAGCTCAGGGAGCCTGTCGGCACCGATCTCGGCGAGCACCTCCCGCACGGCGGCGAGCTGACCCTCGGGGTCGGGGTGGGCGCCGTCCACGACATGCACGATCAGATCCGCGTCCGCGACCTCCTCCAGCGTGCTGCGGAAGGCCTCGACGAGCTGGTGCGGTAGGTGCCGGACGAACCCGACGGTGTCGCTCATCGTGTAGACCCGGCCGTCCTCGGCCGTCGTACGACGTGTGGTCGGGTCCAGCGTGGCGAAGAGTGCGTCCTCCACCAGGACGCCTGCGTCGGTGAGCCGGTTGAGCAGGCTGGACTTGCCGGCGTTCGTGTAGCCGGCGATCGCGACGCTCGGGATCTCGTTGCGTCGCCGGCTGCCGCGCTTGGTGTCGCGGGTGGTCTTCATGTGCGCCAGCTCGCGGCGCAGCTTGGCGATCCGCGTGTTGATCCGGCGCCGGTCGGTCTCGATCTTGGTCTCGCCCGGGCCACGCCCGCCGATGCCGGCACCGCCGGCCACCCGGCCACCTGCCTGGCGCGACAGGTTGCCGCCCCAGCCGCGCAGCCGCTGCTTGAGGTAGGTGAGCTGGGCCAGCTCGACCTGCGCCATGCCCTCCTTGCTCTTCGCGTGCTGGGCGAAGATGTCGAGGATG includes:
- a CDS encoding DUF2207 domain-containing protein, which encodes MKRLVVRAVALVVLALLVSVPAWGLDTSSGSGSSEDTEITNYVADFHVARNGDLDVVEDISVFFPVGVAKHGIFRFFDTHDPSAPHARRIPEDIRVQQDGSPASVDLSWRNNRRERVLRIGDADRYVDSGRHTYRISYRIPGVLEPGSGGARTQFYWNLIPGGWAQPIDKATLRVFLPADATGVRCALGNGAVAGCAAAGAGTPRLIVRTGPLAPYTPVTVTAGLDVPTPPVGHELPWTGRWDGVLGQSVPTLIAIAVLAALAAALGLLAASRSREDDPGFPLQYAPPDGIGPAQGNYLRTERIDQTAFVASVMYAAERGAVALSRDDGSWTIADTGKGWDRIDEATAQVSALVGGPHGSFTASSSSVADGQRLKSVIGSFETAVPQWALQSGNLVKAGLGGFGGFLVLAGLVLAVLNVFFDPFDLTVLSLVPGLFAIGALALLAPGASTRRTAIGRQLWSRVGGFHRVLSTPSAEARFDFSGRKELYTAYLPWAVAFGCADEWAKKYRTEVGAEPPLPAYFVGMYSGDHTGNFVDSMVSSFSSTVDAAISSYEATQSSSSSGGGFSGGGGGGGGGGGSW
- a CDS encoding DUF2207 domain-containing protein — encoded protein: MRRLRGRWPALLLVATLALLAGCGSAPGRAGSTARVGTPAASVTPLDPADPDGEPTTITRYDADFHIVESGRMDVTEGLTVSFPEDVIRHGIRRTFREAPGHVQRFPADVSVLQDGRPAATEVQRHRHSRVLWIGAADTVLRPGQHTYLISYRYDGVLSGDDDAIQRLHWPLVPAGWQQRIDRTRLRVFLPAAATAARCTAGRVTCSVHGRHTRVLHIETGALPAKTPIVLRARLAPH
- the hflX gene encoding GTPase HflX, encoding MTNASEENFTLDEELAQTAGWDLDELPATDSRGVDVADDETTGEMDLAARHALRRVAGLSTELEDISEVEYRQLRLERVVLVGVWTEGSVEDAENSMAELALLAETAGSQVLDALYQRRDKPDPATYIGRGKVEGVAEIVRATGADTVICDGELAPSQLRNLEDKIKVKVVDRTALILDIFAQHAKSKEGMAQVELAQLTYLKQRLRGWGGNLSRQAGGRVAGGAGIGGRGPGETKIETDRRRINTRIAKLRRELAHMKTTRDTKRGSRRRNEIPSVAIAGYTNAGKSSLLNRLTDAGVLVEDALFATLDPTTRRTTAEDGRVYTMSDTVGFVRHLPHQLVEAFRSTLEEVADADLIVHVVDGAHPDPEGQLAAVREVLAEIGADRLPELVVVNKIDAADPLAVQRVLAREPHAVAVSARTGEGIPAALAAIESELPRPEIEVTALLPYDRGDLLSRVHDRGDVLAVEHTADGTRVTARVGEALAGELSPYTAAGSTGTDG